The DNA sequence GCTACGCGCGCGTCGGCGACATCATCGTCGGCACCGTCAAGACGGCCACGCCGCAGGGCGCCGTCAAGAAGGGCGAGGTCGTCCGCGCCGTGGTCGTCCGCACGCGCAAGCCCTTCGGCCGCGTCGACGGCACGTCGATCGCGTTCGACGAGAACGCCGCAGTGATCATCGACGCGCAGCGCAATCCGCGCGGCACCCGCATCTTCGGGCCGGTCGCGCGCGAGCTGCGCGAGAAGAACTTCATGAAGATCGTCTCGCTCGCCCCGGAGGTGTTGTAGATGGCCCAGACGATGAAGATCCGCCAGGGCGACATCGTGCACGTCATTCGCGGCAAGGACCGCGGCAAGGAAGGCCGCGTCATCGCCTCGATGCCGAAGGACGGCCGCGTGCTCGTCGAGAACGTCAACATGGTCAAGCGGCACCAGCGCCCGCGTCCGATCCAGAACGCGAACCGCATGGGCGGCCCGTCGATCGTTCCCGGCGGGATCATCGAGAAGTCGGCGCCGCTCCCGGTCTCGAACGTGATGATCGTCTGCCCGACGTGCAAGA is a window from the Candidatus Binatia bacterium genome containing:
- the rplN gene encoding 50S ribosomal protein L14 yields the protein MIQQESRLKVADNTGARELLCIRVMGGHHRRYARVGDIIVGTVKTATPQGAVKKGEVVRAVVVRTRKPFGRVDGTSIAFDENAAVIIDAQRNPRGTRIFGPVARELREKNFMKIVSLAPEVL
- the rplX gene encoding 50S ribosomal protein L24, translated to MAQTMKIRQGDIVHVIRGKDRGKEGRVIASMPKDGRVLVENVNMVKRHQRPRPIQNANRMGGPSIVPGGIIEKSAPLPVSNVMIVCPTCKKPTRVGTVLKTVKDKQVRVRVCKHADCGQEIDKS